A genomic stretch from Nocardia wallacei includes:
- a CDS encoding DUF72 domain-containing protein → MALIVGTSGWQYADWRGVFYPKGVAQRRWLEHYARSFATVELNAAFYRPMPRTTFEGWRARTPDDFVMAVKATRVLTHNRRLLDPQIPLERMIEAARGLGDKLGPLLIQLPPNLPAAPDRLAAVLSPIPDDLRVVVEPRHETWWTDEVRAVLERHNAALCWADRLNRPVTPLWRTADWAYLRFHEGTGTPWPCYEEDVLADWVHRLNETWDATRDIYVYFNNDPGGAAIHNAIRFADLARATGRCVTRTPAPLPPAVDPPEVSREWNTPW, encoded by the coding sequence ATGGCACTGATCGTGGGCACCTCGGGATGGCAGTACGCGGACTGGCGCGGCGTGTTCTACCCCAAGGGCGTCGCGCAGCGGCGCTGGCTGGAGCACTACGCGCGCTCGTTCGCCACGGTGGAGTTGAACGCCGCCTTCTACCGGCCGATGCCACGGACGACGTTCGAAGGCTGGCGGGCGCGCACTCCCGACGATTTCGTCATGGCGGTCAAGGCGACGCGGGTGCTGACGCACAATCGGCGATTGCTCGATCCGCAGATCCCGCTCGAGCGCATGATCGAGGCGGCCCGCGGCCTCGGGGACAAGCTCGGCCCGCTGCTGATCCAATTGCCGCCCAATCTGCCCGCGGCGCCGGACCGGCTGGCCGCCGTGCTGAGCCCGATCCCCGACGATCTGCGCGTTGTCGTCGAGCCGCGCCACGAGACGTGGTGGACCGACGAGGTGCGCGCCGTGCTGGAACGCCACAACGCGGCCCTGTGCTGGGCCGACCGGCTGAACCGGCCCGTCACGCCGCTGTGGCGCACCGCGGACTGGGCCTACCTGCGTTTCCACGAGGGCACCGGGACGCCGTGGCCCTGCTACGAGGAGGACGTCCTCGCCGACTGGGTGCACCGGCTGAACGAGACCTGGGACGCGACTCGGGACATCTACGTGTACTTCAACAACGATCCCGGCGGCGCGGCCATCCACAACGCCATCCGCTTCGCCGACCTGGCCCGCGCCACGGGCAGATGCGTCACCCGCACCCCCGCGCCGCTGCCCCCGGCCGTCGACCCGCCGGAGGTGTCCCGGGAGTGGAACACGCCCTGGTGA
- a CDS encoding TetR/AcrR family transcriptional regulator: MSTATEEPRGESRRWRGREPADRTATRRRQLLDAGLELMGSIGAAGMSMRAVCRAAGLTERYFYESFTNLDALQLAVLDEVVLGARDRLLTALTTAPPDPGEIFAHVVARFTDYMDEDPRRGRVMFVESQATRVLGERGNELVVEFTAPIAMSLAGTEQQHHPADETDIRLNAHAIFGAMAFLYRPWLDGALGITRERFDRHATSAITELARARSSMRR; the protein is encoded by the coding sequence ATGTCCACCGCCACCGAGGAGCCCCGGGGCGAGTCGCGACGATGGCGGGGCCGCGAACCCGCCGACCGCACCGCGACCCGCCGCCGGCAGTTGCTCGACGCCGGGCTGGAGCTGATGGGCAGCATCGGCGCGGCGGGAATGTCGATGCGCGCGGTGTGCCGTGCCGCGGGTCTGACCGAGCGGTACTTCTACGAGAGTTTCACGAATCTGGACGCGCTGCAGCTGGCGGTGCTCGACGAGGTGGTGCTGGGCGCGCGCGACCGGCTGCTCACCGCGCTCACCACCGCCCCGCCGGATCCGGGCGAGATCTTCGCGCACGTGGTGGCGCGCTTCACCGACTACATGGACGAGGACCCGCGGCGCGGCCGCGTCATGTTCGTGGAGTCGCAGGCCACCCGGGTGCTCGGGGAACGCGGCAACGAACTCGTGGTCGAGTTCACCGCGCCCATCGCCATGAGTCTCGCCGGTACCGAGCAGCAGCACCATCCCGCCGACGAGACCGACATCCGCCTCAACGCGCACGCCATCTTCGGCGCCATGGCGTTCCTGTACCGGCCATGGCTGGACGGAGCGCTGGGGATTACCCGCGAGCGCTTCGACCGGCATGCCACCAGCGCGATCACGGAACTCGCGCGGGCACGATCCTCGATGCGGAGGTAG
- a CDS encoding DUF2165 domain-containing protein: MSLSGKRFLDVAGSRETAVTVLATITGLYYLIVAVTNCIDTDTNRRGVEAVLSMHATIHHSGTDWRAITNGTVLLVAYILVVIWEYLIAFALLAGAATGWRALAGRDAARTAVAAKLSSLGWTMAVLLFAGGFLTIGGEWFRMWANKQVNASSAALQNFLLAAVGLILVHMSGRAETRAAQ; the protein is encoded by the coding sequence TTGAGTCTCAGCGGTAAGCGGTTCCTCGACGTGGCCGGGAGCAGGGAAACGGCCGTGACGGTACTGGCGACGATCACCGGGCTGTACTACCTGATCGTCGCGGTCACCAACTGCATCGACACCGACACCAACCGCCGCGGGGTGGAGGCCGTGCTGTCGATGCACGCCACCATCCACCATTCCGGCACCGACTGGCGCGCGATCACCAACGGAACGGTCCTGCTCGTCGCCTACATCCTCGTGGTGATCTGGGAGTACCTGATCGCGTTCGCGCTGCTGGCCGGAGCGGCGACGGGCTGGCGAGCACTTGCCGGACGCGACGCCGCGCGGACCGCGGTGGCGGCCAAGCTGTCGAGCCTCGGCTGGACCATGGCGGTGCTACTGTTCGCGGGCGGTTTCCTCACCATCGGCGGCGAATGGTTCCGGATGTGGGCGAACAAACAGGTCAACGCGTCCTCGGCGGCCTTGCAGAACTTCCTGCTGGCGGCCGTCGGGCTGATTCTCGTGCACATGTCGGGCCGGGCGGAGACCCGCGCGGCGCAGTAG
- a CDS encoding flavodoxin family protein — protein sequence MTANDPDPHDGDTRDLTAVALVCTLKPSPAPSSSDLLAQQVLAELAEHDVAGSVVRVADYDVRPGVTADEGDGDQWPRIRERVAAADIVLIATPTWVGHMSSIAQRVLERLDAELSNTDDAGRPAMYDKVGLAAIVGNEDGAHKIAADLFQALGDIGFTIPAQGSTYWNDQAMGGTDYKDLDSTPEAVAKTTATLARNAAHLARLLRADGYR from the coding sequence ATGACGGCGAACGACCCCGACCCCCACGACGGCGACACTCGCGACCTGACCGCGGTCGCCCTGGTCTGCACGCTGAAACCCTCGCCGGCCCCGTCCAGCAGCGACCTGCTCGCCCAGCAGGTGCTCGCCGAACTGGCCGAGCACGATGTCGCGGGTTCGGTGGTGCGGGTCGCGGACTACGACGTCCGACCCGGCGTCACCGCCGACGAAGGGGACGGCGACCAATGGCCGCGGATCCGCGAGCGCGTCGCCGCGGCCGACATCGTGCTCATCGCCACGCCGACCTGGGTCGGGCACATGTCCTCGATCGCGCAGCGGGTGCTCGAACGCCTCGACGCCGAATTGTCGAACACCGACGACGCGGGCCGCCCGGCGATGTACGACAAGGTCGGCCTAGCCGCCATCGTCGGCAACGAGGACGGCGCGCACAAGATCGCGGCCGACCTGTTCCAGGCGCTCGGCGACATCGGTTTCACCATCCCCGCGCAGGGTTCGACGTATTGGAACGACCAGGCCATGGGCGGAACCGACTACAAGGACCTGGACAGCACGCCCGAGGCGGTGGCGAAGACGACCGCCACGCTGGCCCGCAACGCCGCCCACCTGGCCCGGCTGCTGCGCGCGGACGGATATCGGTAA
- a CDS encoding CinA family protein — MDTSRLAEEIAASVRDKGSTVAVAESLTAGRLSAALGAASGAGDWFRGGVVAYSTQVKRAVLGMPDCSPVCEEAAVAMARGVRELMGADIAVAVTGVGGPDKQDGEPVGSVWFAVATQAGVRPLHLHFDGDAPEIVDATVDHGLELLLDSVRGS, encoded by the coding sequence ATGGACACGAGCCGCCTCGCCGAGGAAATCGCCGCGTCGGTGCGGGACAAGGGGTCGACGGTTGCGGTCGCCGAATCGCTCACCGCGGGCAGGCTTTCCGCCGCGCTGGGCGCGGCCTCGGGCGCGGGGGACTGGTTTCGTGGCGGCGTGGTCGCGTACTCGACGCAGGTCAAACGTGCCGTGCTGGGTATGCCGGACTGCTCGCCGGTGTGCGAGGAGGCCGCGGTCGCGATGGCGCGCGGGGTGCGGGAGCTGATGGGCGCGGACATCGCCGTCGCGGTCACCGGCGTCGGCGGCCCGGACAAGCAGGACGGCGAGCCGGTCGGCTCGGTGTGGTTCGCGGTCGCCACGCAGGCGGGGGTGCGGCCGCTGCACCTGCACTTCGACGGTGACGCGCCGGAGATCGTCGATGCCACCGTCGACCACGGCCTGGAACTGCTGCTGGACTCGGTGCGCGGGAGTTAG
- a CDS encoding helix-turn-helix domain-containing protein, whose translation MTADFAERLNKLFEMVHPPGRKPHTNAEVSDILTAAGHPISKPYLSQLRSGRRKNPSPETVAALARFFKVDPAYFTDDVYAAKIDHDLELLSRLRGYGLRRLSNRAFDLSEESLNLLTSMADKLRASEGLPATDPEYGE comes from the coding sequence ATGACGGCTGATTTCGCCGAACGCCTGAACAAACTGTTCGAGATGGTGCATCCGCCGGGACGCAAGCCGCATACCAACGCCGAGGTGTCCGACATTCTCACCGCCGCCGGCCACCCAATCTCCAAACCGTATCTGTCCCAACTGCGTTCGGGCCGGCGCAAGAACCCCTCCCCGGAGACCGTCGCCGCGCTGGCCCGGTTCTTCAAGGTCGACCCGGCCTACTTCACCGACGACGTCTACGCCGCCAAGATCGACCACGATCTCGAACTGCTGTCCCGCCTGCGCGGTTACGGGTTGCGCCGGTTATCGAACCGCGCCTTCGACCTCTCCGAGGAATCGCTGAACCTGCTCACCTCCATGGCCGACAAGCTACGGGCGAGCGAGGGACTCCCGGCAACCGATCCCGAGTACGGCGAATAA
- a CDS encoding TetR/AcrR family transcriptional regulator C-terminal domain-containing protein, with protein sequence MKLDTAVIAEAALGLLDEVGLDGLTMRKVAAALDVQAPALYWHVKNKRELLDAMAQAVFVSAVTGVEAPRQGENWQDWVIALASRLRHAMLRHRDGAKVLAGTFISDEAMWRTVELTLRTLEDAGFGPAEAHRVFPIMLHYTVGFVIEEQARSGTEYTRGNPYDADHLARAVDAERYPRAARMVTAVFGIDPDAEFEQGLRVVLAGILALRTRD encoded by the coding sequence GTGAAGCTCGACACCGCGGTGATCGCCGAGGCCGCGCTGGGGCTGCTCGACGAGGTCGGCCTCGACGGCCTCACCATGCGCAAGGTGGCCGCGGCGCTGGACGTGCAGGCGCCCGCGCTGTACTGGCATGTGAAGAACAAGCGCGAACTGCTCGACGCGATGGCACAGGCCGTGTTCGTCTCCGCCGTCACCGGCGTCGAGGCGCCGCGACAGGGCGAGAACTGGCAGGACTGGGTGATCGCGCTGGCGAGCCGCCTGCGTCACGCCATGCTGCGGCACCGCGACGGCGCGAAGGTACTGGCCGGTACCTTCATCAGCGACGAAGCCATGTGGCGCACAGTCGAATTGACACTACGCACGCTGGAGGACGCGGGTTTCGGTCCCGCCGAGGCGCACCGGGTCTTCCCGATCATGCTGCACTACACGGTCGGCTTCGTCATCGAGGAGCAGGCCCGCTCCGGCACCGAGTACACCCGCGGCAATCCGTACGACGCCGACCACCTCGCCCGCGCCGTCGACGCCGAGCGCTACCCCCGCGCCGCCCGCATGGTCACCGCCGTCTTCGGCATCGATCCCGACGCCGAATTCGAACAGGGCCTGCGGGTCGTCCTCGCCGGAATCCTCGCGCTGCGCACGCGGGACTGA
- a CDS encoding FAD-dependent monooxygenase, protein METTDVVVAGAGPTGLMLACELRLAGVDVVLLDGLPARTGESRAGGIHARTMEIFDQRGLLDELLAQGRPIQAGHFGGLPLDFSDLDTRYPYTLAVLQSVIERELDRRATETGAPVRWSAPVTGLSQDEAGVTVQVGGAAGARCVRAAYLVGCDGGRSAVRKLAGIGFAGTDATMTGMLADVELAAPPDGPVFARRRGVGDFSALQFQPGWYRLMVQRHDRVLERGATLSFEDFRASFTEIAGTDYGMHSPRWVSHYGDAARQAARYRAGRVFLAGDAAHIHFPAGGQGLNLGVQDAVNLGWKLANAVRDNESGHLLDTYETERAPLAARVLHNTRAQTALQRPGPHTDALREVMSELIGGDPVRHRLGRMITALDIRYETGSDHPLAGRRMPDVDLVTASGETRVCELLRTGRPILLRRNGNRETDGSAWCDRIDIVDIVGGDERWAVPGDGESAAPAAVLVRPDGYVAWAADEPGAAGLTAALSTWVGGRVTRETPCR, encoded by the coding sequence ATGGAGACGACGGACGTGGTGGTGGCAGGTGCCGGTCCGACCGGGCTGATGTTGGCGTGCGAACTGCGGCTCGCCGGAGTCGACGTGGTGCTGCTGGACGGGCTGCCCGCGCGGACCGGGGAATCGCGGGCCGGCGGCATTCACGCCCGCACCATGGAGATCTTCGATCAGCGCGGCCTGCTCGACGAGCTACTGGCGCAGGGCCGCCCGATCCAGGCGGGGCACTTCGGCGGTCTGCCCTTGGATTTCAGCGATCTCGACACCCGCTACCCGTACACGCTCGCAGTGCTGCAGTCGGTGATCGAGCGCGAATTGGACAGGCGCGCAACCGAAACGGGTGCTCCGGTGCGGTGGAGCGCGCCGGTCACGGGGCTGTCGCAGGACGAGGCGGGCGTGACGGTGCAGGTCGGCGGTGCGGCAGGTGCCCGTTGTGTCCGAGCGGCCTATCTCGTCGGTTGCGACGGCGGCCGCAGCGCGGTGCGCAAGCTCGCCGGTATCGGCTTCGCCGGGACCGACGCCACCATGACCGGGATGCTGGCCGACGTCGAACTGGCCGCGCCGCCGGACGGCCCCGTCTTCGCGCGCCGCCGCGGGGTGGGCGACTTCTCGGCACTGCAGTTCCAGCCCGGCTGGTACCGACTCATGGTGCAGCGGCACGATCGGGTGCTGGAACGCGGCGCGACGCTGAGCTTCGAGGACTTCCGCGCGAGCTTCACCGAGATCGCGGGCACCGACTACGGCATGCATTCCCCGCGGTGGGTGTCGCACTACGGCGACGCCGCCCGTCAGGCCGCCCGATACCGCGCGGGGCGGGTCTTCCTCGCCGGAGACGCCGCGCACATCCACTTCCCCGCGGGTGGTCAGGGCCTCAACCTGGGGGTGCAGGACGCGGTGAATCTCGGCTGGAAGCTCGCGAACGCAGTGCGCGACAACGAATCCGGCCACCTCCTCGACACTTACGAGACCGAGCGCGCCCCTCTCGCGGCGCGGGTACTGCACAACACCCGCGCGCAGACGGCACTGCAACGGCCCGGCCCGCACACCGACGCGCTGCGCGAGGTCATGAGCGAGCTGATCGGCGGCGACCCGGTGCGACATCGGCTCGGCCGCATGATCACCGCCCTGGACATCCGGTACGAGACCGGCAGCGATCACCCGCTGGCCGGTCGGCGGATGCCCGACGTCGACCTCGTCACCGCGTCGGGCGAGACCCGGGTGTGCGAATTGCTGCGCACCGGTCGTCCGATACTGCTGCGCCGCAACGGGAATCGGGAAACCGACGGATCCGCGTGGTGCGACCGGATCGATATCGTCGACATCGTCGGCGGCGACGAGCGCTGGGCCGTTCCCGGCGACGGTGAGAGCGCCGCGCCCGCCGCCGTTCTCGTGCGGCCCGACGGCTATGTGGCCTGGGCCGCCGACGAACCCGGTGCCGCGGGACTGACAGCGGCGCTCAGCACCTGGGTCGGCGGCCGGGTCACACGGGAAACCCCTTGCCGCTAG
- a CDS encoding PAS and ANTAR domain-containing protein, whose product MGSFRFWFADQRWEWSDEIFAMHGYTPGEIVPTTALLLAHKHPEDRAHVEEILAAAVRSGGSFSSHHRFIDTKGGEHQAMVIADRIIDDTGTVIGTAGYYLDLTDTFAAQRQEVLDETLPGLYESRAVIEQAKGVLMRVYHISARQAFEVLRWRSQETNVKLRDLSAQLLADLEIAEPTPASVRSDFDHILLTAHTRVGRTPQDPEAETA is encoded by the coding sequence GTGGGCAGCTTCCGCTTCTGGTTCGCCGACCAGCGGTGGGAGTGGTCCGACGAGATCTTCGCCATGCACGGCTACACGCCCGGCGAGATCGTGCCCACAACGGCCCTGCTATTGGCCCACAAACACCCCGAGGACCGCGCACACGTCGAGGAGATTCTCGCGGCGGCGGTGCGCTCGGGTGGATCCTTCTCCAGCCACCACCGATTCATCGACACCAAGGGCGGGGAGCACCAGGCCATGGTGATCGCCGACCGCATCATCGACGACACCGGCACCGTGATCGGCACGGCCGGCTACTACCTGGATCTCACCGACACCTTCGCCGCGCAGCGGCAGGAGGTGCTGGACGAGACGCTGCCCGGACTGTACGAGTCGCGGGCCGTGATCGAACAGGCCAAGGGGGTGCTGATGCGGGTCTACCACATCAGCGCGCGCCAAGCCTTCGAGGTGCTCCGCTGGCGCTCGCAGGAGACCAACGTGAAGCTGCGTGATCTGTCCGCGCAATTGCTCGCGGATCTGGAGATCGCCGAACCGACACCCGCCTCGGTCCGCAGCGACTTCGACCACATCCTGCTCACCGCGCACACCCGCGTCGGCCGGACACCTCAGGATCCCGAAGCGGAAACCGCCTAG
- a CDS encoding SRPBCC family protein translates to MSLLTDPAAIAGLVAREVRTGSRDGAPTRIAVARRIYGTDQPDLWDALTDGERIPRWFLPISGELRVGGRYQIEGNAGGVVEACEEPSRFAVTWEMGPQISWLTVTLTPVGDGTQLELVHEAFVDPELWTQFGPGAVGVGWDLALMGLGLHLSSGEPVDPAAGLAFPTTPEGVAFVRAASSGWAEAAVADGDDPETAHAAAARTVSFYTTVPEDDQQS, encoded by the coding sequence ATGTCCCTGCTCACCGATCCGGCCGCCATCGCGGGACTGGTGGCCCGCGAGGTCCGCACCGGTTCCCGCGACGGCGCGCCCACCCGCATCGCCGTCGCCCGCCGCATCTACGGCACCGATCAGCCGGATCTGTGGGATGCGCTCACCGACGGCGAGCGCATCCCGCGCTGGTTCCTGCCGATCAGCGGCGAATTGCGGGTAGGCGGGCGCTACCAGATCGAGGGCAACGCCGGGGGCGTCGTCGAGGCATGTGAGGAGCCTTCGCGGTTCGCCGTCACCTGGGAGATGGGCCCGCAGATCTCCTGGCTCACGGTCACCCTCACCCCGGTCGGGGACGGCACACAGCTCGAGCTGGTGCACGAGGCGTTCGTCGATCCGGAGCTGTGGACGCAGTTCGGGCCCGGCGCCGTGGGTGTCGGCTGGGATCTCGCGCTGATGGGGCTGGGCCTGCACCTGTCGAGCGGAGAGCCGGTGGATCCGGCTGCGGGACTGGCCTTCCCGACGACTCCGGAGGGCGTGGCGTTCGTGCGGGCGGCGTCGAGCGGCTGGGCGGAGGCGGCCGTCGCGGACGGTGACGATCCGGAGACCGCCCACGCGGCCGCGGCCCGGACGGTGTCGTTCTACACCACCGTCCCCGAGGACGATCAGCAGTCCTGA
- a CDS encoding ArsR/SmtB family transcription factor produces MGQSPAQVFEALADPVRRDILELVAAAELSAGAIVTAVQRYTRISQPGVSQHLKVLRDAGLVRMRADGTRRLYALDRAGLETARAWLAELADPLAAFAQPLDALATEVARGKRTRRAAAHGAPEAQDANVRRDDHPNRDTRPA; encoded by the coding sequence ATGGGGCAGTCTCCGGCGCAGGTCTTCGAGGCCCTGGCCGACCCGGTCCGGCGCGACATCCTCGAACTGGTCGCCGCCGCGGAGCTGTCCGCGGGCGCCATCGTGACGGCCGTCCAGCGCTACACGCGGATCTCGCAGCCCGGCGTCTCGCAGCATCTGAAGGTGCTGCGAGACGCCGGGCTGGTGCGGATGCGGGCGGACGGCACGCGCCGCCTGTACGCCCTCGACCGCGCGGGCCTGGAGACCGCCCGAGCCTGGCTGGCCGAGCTGGCCGACCCGCTGGCCGCGTTCGCCCAACCGCTCGACGCCCTCGCCACCGAGGTCGCCCGCGGCAAGCGCACGCGCCGCGCGGCCGCCCACGGCGCACCGGAGGCGCAGGATGCGAACGTCCGCCGTGACGATCACCCGAACCGGGACACCCGCCCCGCATGA